TCAGCTCGGTTTTGCCGACGCCCGTTGGCCCCAGAAACAGGAAACTGCCGAGCGGACGGTTTGGGTCTTGTAACCCGGCCCGCGCGCGGCGGACGGCTGCGGACACGGCCTTGATCGCGTCCTCCTGCCCGATGACGCGCTTGCCGATGACCGATTCCATGGCGAGCAGTTTTTCGCGCTCACCCTCCAGCATTCGTTCTACGGGTATGCCGGTCCAGCGCGCGACGATGCCCGCTATGTCGTTGGCGGTCACTTCCTCGCGCAGCATCGCGCCCGCCGCCGCGCCTTCTGCTTCGGCAAGCTGCTTTTCCAACCCCGGAATCGTGCCATATTGCAGCTCTCCCGCGCGGCCCAGATCACCCGCCCGCTGCGCCTGCTCTAGCTGGATGCGTGCCGTATCCAAAGATTCCTTCACCTTGGCCTCGGCGTGAATCTTTTCCTTTTCGGCCTGCCAGCGCGTCGTCAATGCGGCTGACTGTTCCTCCAGATCGGCCTGGTCCTTGCGGATCGTGGTGAGCCGGTCCTTCGACGCCGCATCGGTTTCTTTCTCCAACGCCAGCGCCTCGATCTTCATCTGGATAATCCGCCGGTCGAGGTTTTCGATTTCTTCGGGCTTGGATTCGACTTCCATGCGCAGGCGCGACGCGGCCTCGTCCATCAGGTCGATGGCCTTGTCGGGTAAAAACCGGTCAGTGATGTAACGGTTGCTCAGCGTCGCGGCGGCAACGATTGCGCCGTCGGTGATGCGGACTCCATGGTGAAGCTCGTACTTCTCCTTCAATCCGCGCAGGATCGAAACCGTGTCCTCGACCGTCGGTTCGCCCACGAATACCGGCTGAAACCGCCGCTGAAGGGCAGGATCTTTCTCGACATGCTTGCGATACTCATCAAGCGTGGTCGCGCCGATGCAATGCAATTCGCCGCGCGCCAACGCTGGCTTCAACAGGTTCGACGCATCCATCGCCCCTTCGCCTTTGCCCGCGCCGATCAGCGTGTGCATCTCGTCGATGAACAGGATGATCTGCCCCTCGGCCCCGCGCACTTCATCAAGCACACCCTTCAGCCGTTCCTCGAACTCGCCACGGTATTTCGCACCCGCGATCAGGCTGCCCATGTCGAGGGCCATCAGATCGCGACCCTTGATGCCATCGGGAACGTCGCCGTTCGCGATGCGCAGCGCCAGCCCCTCCGCAATGGCGGTCTTGCCAACGCCGGGTTCACCGATCAGCACGGGGTTATTCTTGGTCCGCCGCGCAAGAATCTGGATCGTGCGGCGAATTTCCTCGTCGCGACCGATCACCGGGTCGAGCTTACCGTCGCGCGCCGCCTGCGTCAGGTTACGGGCAAATTTCTTCAGCGCATCGTATCGATCTTCGGACGAGGCCGTGTCAGCCGTGCGACCACCGCGCAGTTCGTTGATCGCGGTGTTCAGTGCATCGGGTTTCAACCCGGCAGCGGCCAGTGCCTTCCCAGCGGGTGTCGTCATCGCCAGTGTCAGCGCAAGCAACAGCCGCTCGACCGTGACATAAGAATCCCCTGCCTTTTTTGCGACCTGCTCCGCCCCATCGAGCAATCGAACCAAATCATTGTCCAGTCCCGGTGTCTGCTGAGCGCCACCCCCTGATACCGCGGCATGTTTCGCCAGCGCGGCATCGGTATCACGCATTGCAATCGCCGGATCGCCGCCTGCTTTGCGGATCAGTCCCGACGCCATCCCCTCGCTGTCCTCAAGCAATGCTTTCAGCAAATGCTCGGGTGCGATGCGCTGATGATTCATCCGGATGGCAACGGTTTGCGCCGACTGGAGAAAGCCTTTGGCGCGATCGGTAAAAAGTTCGAGGTTCATGGTTAGTCCCTGATTGCGATGCGCCCGATATGGTGTGTCTTATTTATCACACAAGGGGTGGTTGGTGACATCCTGCGCGCTGAAAGCCGACCTCGCAACCGACTGATATGAAGCGGGTCAATTGTTGCGCGACCGTCTCCCTCTGCTTAAACACCGCGACAAATTCGTTTGCTGTCAGGATGCGTCCCATGCCCCATCGCCGGTTGTTAATCGCGCTTCCTCTCCTGTTCGCAGGCCCCGCCTATGCGGCTCCCGAACCCGCGCAGGTTGCGGCGCTGGTCGCAAAAGTCGATATTCCGTATGAGGCTTTCACGCTGCCCAACGGCCTGCGCGTGCTGGTTCATACCGACCGTAAAGCACCCGTCGTCGCGCTGTCGGTCTGGTATCATGTCGGGTCGAAGGATGAGCCCGCAGGCAAGACTGGCTTCGCTCATCTGTTCGAACATCTGATGTTCAACGGTTCGGAAAATGCGCCCGAGGATTTCTTCACACCGCTGCAACAGATCGGCGGGACCGATTATAACGGCACGACATGGTTCGACCGCACGAATTATTTTGAAACCGTGCCGACCGGTGCTTTACAGACCGCGCTGTTTCTCGAAAGCGACCGCATGGGTCATCTGCTTGGTGGCATCGATCAGACCAAGCTCGATAACCAGCGCGGGGTCGTCCAGAACGAAAAGCGACAGGGCGACAACGAACCGTTCGGGCTGACCGAATATACGGTGCAGGCGACGTTGTTCCCCGTCGGCCATCCCTATCATCACACCACAATCGGTTCGATGGCCGACCTGAACGGTGCCAGCCTGACCGATGTGAAAAACTGGTTCCGGGCAAGGTACGGCCCGGACAATGCTGTGCTGGTTCTCGCTGGCGATATCGACGCCAAAACCGCGAAACCGCTGGTGACAAAATGGTTCGGCGATATCCCGCGCGGTCCGGCGATAACGCGGGTCGAGGCACCGGTTCCGACACTCGCTGCGCCAGTGACGAAAGTCCTGAAAGACCGTGTGCCCTATACGCGCGTCGAACGACGTTGGGCGGTTGAGGGCGTGAACGGTGCCGACACCACCGCGTTGGAAGTCGCTGCGTCGGTATTGGGAGGGCTGTCATCAAGCCGCCTCGACAATGCACTGGTGCGCGGCGACCAGAGCGCGATTAGCGTTTCGGCCAGTGTGGAGGCGTTCGAACAGGTCGGTATCTTCACGATATCGGCCAATGTTAAACCCGGCGCGGACCCCGTTGCAGTCGGCAAAAAGATTGATGCCATCGTCGCCGACTTCCTAAAGAACGGTCCCACTGCCGACGAGGTTCGCCGCGTCGCGACGCGATCGATCTCGGCCACGATCGGTGGTTATGAATCGGTCGGCGGCTTTGGGGGCAAAGCGGTCGCGCTCGCAGAGGGGCTGGTCTATTCGGACGATCCGCAGAAATATAAGAAAGACCTCGCCGAACTGGCCGCACAAACGCCTGCGACGGTCATGGCCGCATCGCGGAAATGGCTGTCGAGGCCGGTATTCAACCTGACCATCGAACCGGGACCGCGCGACACATCGCCTGCGGCGATGGCGTTGGCGGGCGACGATGCAACGGGTGCTGCTCCCGCTCCTGCCGTGACGACTGCCTCGGTTCCGCCGAAACCGACACGCACAGCACCGCCGGTTGGCGCGTTCCCGCCGCTGAAATTTCCGGCAATCGAACGCACAACGCTCGCCAACGGCATATCGGTCTATTTTGCCCGCCGCCCCGCGGTGCCGGTGGTCCGCGTGTCGGTCAGTTTCGATGCAGGGTCGTCGGCCGATCCCGCCGATACGCTGGGCCTGCAATCGCTGACCATGGCGCTGCTCGATGAGGGGACGAAGACAAAGACCTCTGTCCAGCTTGCCGAAGCGCAGGAGCGCCTCGGTGCGACGATTTCGAGCGGGGGCGGGATCGACCGCAGCAACGTGGGGCTTTACGCACTGACCCCGAACCTCGGTGCATCGCTTGATTTGTTGGCCGATATCGTTCGCAACCCTGCCTTCGACCCCAAGGAAGTCGAACGGCTGCGCGGTCAACAACTTGCGGCAATCTCTGCGCAACTCAGCCAGCCGAACGGCGTTGCCAGCTATGTCCTGCCGGGCAAACTCTATGGGGCCGCCTATCCCTACGGCCGTCCATTCAGCGGCTTGGGCGATGCAGCTTCGGTCGCTAAAATCTCACGCGATGCCATTGCCGGTTTCCATCATGACTGGCTCTACGCTGGCAATGCCGCGATTTTCGTGGTCGGCGACACCGATATGGCAACGCTGAAACCGCTCCTCGAATCGAGCTTCGGCAACTGGCCGACCGATCGCATGGCGCGCCCACGTAAAAGCTTTGCCGCACCGATCCCGGCAAATGCCGCAACGAAAATCTATCTCGTCGATCGACCCGGATCGCCACAGTCGGTCATCGCCGGCGGACAGGTGCTTGCTAACGAAGGAAAAGACGATGCGCTGATCGTGCTGCGTCAGGCAAATGACGTTCTGGGCGGCTCATTCCTGTCCCGCCTGAACACCGACCTGCGCGAAACGAAGGGTTGGTCCTATGGGGTCAGCGCCAGCATTCCCACGCTGGAGAATCGCGTACCTTATATGATCAACGCGCCGGTGCAGGCCGACCGCACCGGAGATTCGGTCGCCGCGCTGATTGCCGATATCAAAACGTTCCTGGGACCGAAGGGTACGACACCTGAGGAACTGGAGCGCACGGTCAACGGCAGTATTCGTGAACTGCCGGGTAATTTCGAAACGTCCGACGCCGTGCTCGGCGCAATGCAGCGGATCATCTATCTGGGCCGCCCGGATAATTTCTACGAGACTTTGGCGGACCGATATCGCGCGATGACCGCCGCAGACTTCGATAAGGCAGCGCGTGCTGCCATCGATCCGAACAAGCTCGTTTTCGTTGTCGTTGGTGATGCCGCAAAGGTGAAGCCGCAACTCGAAAAGCTGGGCTTGCCGCTTGAAACCGTTCAACTGCCGGTCGCGAAATAGCGTCGGTCCAAAAGGAGAAGATTATGTCGGATGTATCGGGAAAGTGGGATTGCGTAACGAAATCCCCGCTTGGTGAACTGAAAACGGTGCTGACCGTTGTTGTCGATGGCAACACGTTTACCGGTTCTAATTCGGGCGCTCAGGGTTCGATGGATATTACGGACGGAAAGGTTGACGGCAACACGCTGACCTGGACGATGGACATGAAGGTTCCGATGCCGATGGTGCTCGAATGCAACGCCACAATCGACGGCGAGACGCTGACGGGTGGCGTGAAAGCGGGGGCTTTCGGAACATCGCCGATGTCGGGAACCCGCGCTGCCTGATTGGCACGTAACAGTCTGATCGGGGTCAGTCGGAAAAAACGTCCGGCTGGCCCCCTCGATCTTTGACGGGTCGCATTTAGGGTCTATCCCAGGGGCGAACAGTCCAGGAGAGACCAGCTTGCTTCGCCAACTCGCGCCCCGCGCTCGCAAAGTCCGCATTCTCGCTACGCTCGGTCCCGCCAGCAACACTCCCGAAATGATTGAGCGCCTTGCCCGCGCCGGTGCGGACGCTTTCCGTGTCAACATGAGCCACGGCACCCACGCCGATCACGCGCCCGTTATCGCGGCCATTCGCGCGATGGAAAAAACGCTCGGACGCCCGACCACCATTCTCGCCGATCTTCAGGGGCCAAAGCTGCGCGTCGGGACGTTTGCGGGTGGAAAAGCGACACTGGCGACGGGAAGCAGCTTTCGGCTCGATCGCAGCACGAAACCGGGAGATTCGACGCGCGTATGCCTTCCGCATCGTGAAATATTCGACGCGCTGGAACTCGGTGCGCGCCTGTTGCTTGACGACGGCAAACTTGTTCTGCGTGTGACCGAAATGGCCGAAGACCATGTCATCACGCGCGTCGAGGTCGGCGGAATATTGTCCGATCGCAAGGGGTTGAATGTGCCGGATGTGGTCGTGCCAGTAACGGCAATGACCGAAAAGGACCGCCGTGATCTCGCATTTGCACTGGAACAGGGTGTAGACTGGATCGCACTGTCGTTCGTTCAGCGCCCCGAAGATCTTGCCGAAGCGCGCAAGCTGATCGGGGGTAAAGCGGCGCTGCTGGCAAAGATCGAAAAGCCAGCCGCACTCGAACGGCTTGAGGAAATCGTCGAACTGGCCGACGCTGTCATGGTCGCGCGCGGCGATCTCGGCGTTGAACTGCCACCCGAAGCCGTGCCGCCCGCCCAAAAGCGTATCGTCGAGATTGCCCGACGCATGGGACGGCCGGTGGTCGTTGCGACGCAAATGCTCGAATCGATGATCACGGCTCCTACGCCCACACGCGCCGAAGTCTCCGACGTCGGCAATGCGATTTATGACGGAGCCGATGCGGTGATGCTGTCCGCCGAATCGGCAGCGGGCGCATGGCCGGTCGAATCGGTCGCAATGATGGACCGGATCGCCATGTCGGTAGAGGCCGACCCCGGCTTTGCCGCACGGCTGCACTTCAATGAAATCAAGGCCGATGCGACGACCGCCGATGCCCTTGCCGACGCCGCGCGCGAAATCGCATCGACCGTCGGCGCGCGCACGATCATTTGTTTCACGGTATCGGGTTCGACGGCGCGGCGGGTGGCTCGTGAGCGCCCATCAGTGCCGTTGCTTGTCTTGACCCCAAAGCTTCAGACAGCGCGCCGCCTTGGGCTGCTATGGGGCGTTCATGCGGTCAGCACGCGTGAGATCGCCAGCTTCGAAGAGATGGTGGCAAAGGCAAAGCGCATGGCGCTGCGTCACGGACTCGCGATCGGTGGCGAACGCGTGATCGTACTCGCCGGTGTGCCCTTCGGAACGCCGGGATCAACCAATGTTCTTCACGTCGTGCGCCTGACCGGCGACGAACTGAAGGGACATCGGGACTAGATGGAGACTGGATTTAAGCCTGTCTCAACAACGATGCCGGCGTCGGTGACGCCGGCAGCAGGATCAGCCCTGACGGGCTTTGAACCGGCGATTCGTCTTGTTGATAACATACGTGCGCCCGCGACGGCGGATAACGCGGTTGTCGCGGTGACGGCCCTTGAGGGACTTCAGCGAGTTGCGGATCTTCATGTGCGGGTGACTTTTCGGTAAAAAATTGTCTGGAAAATTGGAGCGCCGCGCCTACGGCTGAGGCGTGGCGAAGTCAAGACGAATGCGCCATGATCTCGACTCGTTCGTTATCTACCTTGAATTACCCGACCTCAGGAGTTTGCCCATGCGTATCCGTTCGCTTGCACTCGTAACGGCCCTCGCTCTCGGTGGATGTGCCGCGAGTATTCCGCCTGTGCAGGTCACGCGCTTCCATTTGGACGGTGCGATTGCGCCGGGCACGATCGCGCTTTCTCCCGCAGTCGGCCTTGAGCGGGCGACCTATGAAGCGGCGGTAACGCGTGAATTGAACCGTCTCGGCTTTGCTACCGTCGAATCACCCAGTGCCCGGTATATCGTCGCTGTCGATTTCCAGCGTGAGGCCCGCGACACTCGCGATGCCGGACCGCGCCGCTCGCCGGTTTCGGTGGGTCTTGGCGGCGGAACCGGGGGTTATGGCAGCGGTGTGGGCGTAGGCGTTGGTCTCAGCTTTCCTATTGGTCGCAAGCGCAGCATCCAAAACGTATCGACGCGAATATCAGTCCGAATCACCGAACGGGCTAATGGAACGACCGTCTGGGAAGGCCGCGCCAATACAGAGGCGAGTTCGAACGCACCGGCATCGCAGCCGGGCCTTGCCGCCGACAAGCTGGCAGCAGCCTTGTTTAGCGACTTCCCCGGCGTGTCGGGCCGCACGGTGACCGTTCAGTGAGCATCAGCATCACGAGCGACTTCGACGGCGGCAATATCGAGGTTCTGAAGGCGAATGGCGCAAAGTTCGACCTCGCGATTCGTAGCGACAAGGATTCGGACTTTTACCAGTGGTTCTATTTCCGCGTCGCCGATGCCGCGGGAGCCGAACTGGAGCTGCGAATCACCAACTGTGGCGGTTCGGCTTATCCGCTCGGGTGGAACGACTATAGCGCTCGGGTCAGTGAGGATGGCAAAGACTGGACCTGCGCCGACACGGCCTATGCCGATGGAGTGCTGACAATCCGGCACACCCCGACAGAGGGCTGCGTCTGGTTCGCTTATTTTGCGCCCTATTCCAACGAACAGCATCATTCGCTGATCGCGCGAATCGCCGCGCACGATCATGTTGAACACCGTGTCCTTGCCCAGACGCTCGATGGCCGCCCAATCGACTTGCTGACGCTCGGCGGGGGTAATCTCCAGGTCTGGCTCTATGCGCGCCAGCATCCCGGCGAAACGATGGCCGAATGGTGGATGGAGGGGGCGCTGGACCTGCTCGTATCGGACGACCCCGTCGCGCAAAAGCTTTTGGCTGCGGCTACTTTTTACGTCGTGCCGAACATGAATCCCGATGGCAGCGCACGCGGTCATTTGCGCACCAATAGCGTTGGCGTGAACCTCAATCGCGAATGGCACGCGCCGAGTCTCGATCGCAGCCCTGAGGTTTGGCACGTCCGCGCGATCATGGATGAAACCGGCGTCGATTTTGCAATGGATGTTCATGGGGACGAGGCTATTCCCCATGTTTTCGTGGCCGGGTTCGATGGTATCCCCTCATGGACTCAGCGTCAGGGCGATCTCTACACACGGTTTGCCAACGAGCTTGCGGCCCGCACCGTCGATTTCCAGACACAGCATGGCTATCCGACAGCAGGTGCGGGGAAAGCCAATCTTTCCATGTCCACCAACCAGCTCGCCGAACGCTTCGGTGCCGTCAGCATGACGCTGGAAATGCCGTTCAAGGACAATGACGACGCGCCCGATCCGCGACATGGCTGGTCGCCGGAGCGGTCGCGTCAGATGGGGCGCGATTGCCTCGCCGTGCTGGCAGGGATGATCGACGACCTGTGACCTCTGACCAGTGCCTGTGACCTCTGACCAGTGGACGTGATGCAGTTTGCCGATTATCGCGCGGCCGACCAATAAATCGGGAACGCTGATCATGCCGACACTTGTCCTCATTCGCCACGGCCAGTCGGCGTGGAACCTCGAAAACCGGTTTACCGGCTGGTGGGACGTCGATCTCACTGAAAAGGGCGTGGGTGAGGCTTGGGCAGCAGGCGAGTTGATGAAGGCCAAGGGGCTCGATTTCGACCTGACCTTCACCAGTTTCCAGACCCGCGCGATCAAGACGCTCAATCTCTCGCTGGAGGCGATGGGCCGTCTGTGGCTTCCCGTCGAAAAAGACTGGCGGCTGAACGAGCGGCATTATGGGGGCTGACCGGCCTCGACAAGGCGGAGACGGCGGCGCTGCACGGTGAAGATCAGGTCAAGATCTGGCGGCGCAGCTTCGATATTCCGCCACCCCTGCCTGAAGAAGGCAGCCCCTGGGATATGTCGAAGGACGTTCGCTATCACGGCGTCCCGATTCCCCAGACCGAAAGCCTGAAGGACACGATTGCGCGCGTGCTCCCCTATTGGGAGGCCCGGATCGCGCCCAAACTAAAGGCGGGAAAGCGCGTCCTGATTTCGGCGCACGGCAATTCATTGCGCGCGCTGGTCAAGCATCTGTCGGGCATTTCGGATGATGAGATCACAAGTCTGGAAATCCCGACCGGTCAGCCAATCGTTTATGAATTGGCGGACGATCTGACCGCGAAGGACCGCTATTACCTCTCCGAACGCTGATCGGTCGAACGCCGGTCGGTCAGGCGCTGGGCCGCTTTCGCAGCGTACATCCGCCCATCGGCGCGGGCCAGCAGCGTGTCGACCGTGTCATCGGCCTTCACCGTCGCAACGCCCATGGACAGGCCGATGATCAAGGATGCGCCGCTAAGTTCGAGAGGAGTGGCCTGTAGCGCGCTCATCAGCGCAACGGCCTTTGCGGTCGCTTTCGTTTCGTCCAGATGGTCGAGCAACAGCCCAAATTCGTCGCCACCGATCCGTGCAACCAGATCGCCAGCGCGAATCTCCCGTCGCAGCAGATTCGCAACGTGGATCAATGCAGCATCGCCGGCACTGTGTCCGTGGCGATCGTTGATGGCCTTCAGGCCATCGACATCGACAAACACCACCGTCGCCGCTTCGCCATAGCGGGCAACCTGACTAACCACCCGCTCGACCTCGCGCACGAAACAGCGGCGATTGGGTA
This genomic stretch from Sphingomonas paeninsulae harbors:
- the ykgO gene encoding type B 50S ribosomal protein L36 encodes the protein MKIRNSLKSLKGRHRDNRVIRRRGRTYVINKTNRRFKARQG
- a CDS encoding DUF4136 domain-containing protein, with the translated sequence MRIRSLALVTALALGGCAASIPPVQVTRFHLDGAIAPGTIALSPAVGLERATYEAAVTRELNRLGFATVESPSARYIVAVDFQREARDTRDAGPRRSPVSVGLGGGTGGYGSGVGVGVGLSFPIGRKRSIQNVSTRISVRITERANGTTVWEGRANTEASSNAPASQPGLAADKLAAALFSDFPGVSGRTVTVQ
- a CDS encoding GGDEF domain-containing protein, with protein sequence MQDTITRLVDENRLLRDELASLRLRLDEVERLADMDTLTPLPNRRCFVREVERVVSQVARYGEAATVVFVDVDGLKAINDRHGHSAGDAALIHVANLLRREIRAGDLVARIGGDEFGLLLDHLDETKATAKAVALMSALQATPLELSGASLIIGLSMGVATVKADDTVDTLLARADGRMYAAKAAQRLTDRRSTDQRSER
- a CDS encoding M16 family metallopeptidase → MPHRRLLIALPLLFAGPAYAAPEPAQVAALVAKVDIPYEAFTLPNGLRVLVHTDRKAPVVALSVWYHVGSKDEPAGKTGFAHLFEHLMFNGSENAPEDFFTPLQQIGGTDYNGTTWFDRTNYFETVPTGALQTALFLESDRMGHLLGGIDQTKLDNQRGVVQNEKRQGDNEPFGLTEYTVQATLFPVGHPYHHTTIGSMADLNGASLTDVKNWFRARYGPDNAVLVLAGDIDAKTAKPLVTKWFGDIPRGPAITRVEAPVPTLAAPVTKVLKDRVPYTRVERRWAVEGVNGADTTALEVAASVLGGLSSSRLDNALVRGDQSAISVSASVEAFEQVGIFTISANVKPGADPVAVGKKIDAIVADFLKNGPTADEVRRVATRSISATIGGYESVGGFGGKAVALAEGLVYSDDPQKYKKDLAELAAQTPATVMAASRKWLSRPVFNLTIEPGPRDTSPAAMALAGDDATGAAPAPAVTTASVPPKPTRTAPPVGAFPPLKFPAIERTTLANGISVYFARRPAVPVVRVSVSFDAGSSADPADTLGLQSLTMALLDEGTKTKTSVQLAEAQERLGATISSGGGIDRSNVGLYALTPNLGASLDLLADIVRNPAFDPKEVERLRGQQLAAISAQLSQPNGVASYVLPGKLYGAAYPYGRPFSGLGDAASVAKISRDAIAGFHHDWLYAGNAAIFVVGDTDMATLKPLLESSFGNWPTDRMARPRKSFAAPIPANAATKIYLVDRPGSPQSVIAGGQVLANEGKDDALIVLRQANDVLGGSFLSRLNTDLRETKGWSYGVSASIPTLENRVPYMINAPVQADRTGDSVAALIADIKTFLGPKGTTPEELERTVNGSIRELPGNFETSDAVLGAMQRIIYLGRPDNFYETLADRYRAMTAADFDKAARAAIDPNKLVFVVVGDAAKVKPQLEKLGLPLETVQLPVAK
- the clpB gene encoding ATP-dependent chaperone ClpB, yielding MNLELFTDRAKGFLQSAQTVAIRMNHQRIAPEHLLKALLEDSEGMASGLIRKAGGDPAIAMRDTDAALAKHAAVSGGGAQQTPGLDNDLVRLLDGAEQVAKKAGDSYVTVERLLLALTLAMTTPAGKALAAAGLKPDALNTAINELRGGRTADTASSEDRYDALKKFARNLTQAARDGKLDPVIGRDEEIRRTIQILARRTKNNPVLIGEPGVGKTAIAEGLALRIANGDVPDGIKGRDLMALDMGSLIAGAKYRGEFEERLKGVLDEVRGAEGQIILFIDEMHTLIGAGKGEGAMDASNLLKPALARGELHCIGATTLDEYRKHVEKDPALQRRFQPVFVGEPTVEDTVSILRGLKEKYELHHGVRITDGAIVAAATLSNRYITDRFLPDKAIDLMDEAASRLRMEVESKPEEIENLDRRIIQMKIEALALEKETDAASKDRLTTIRKDQADLEEQSAALTTRWQAEKEKIHAEAKVKESLDTARIQLEQAQRAGDLGRAGELQYGTIPGLEKQLAEAEGAAAGAMLREEVTANDIAGIVARWTGIPVERMLEGEREKLLAMESVIGKRVIGQEDAIKAVSAAVRRARAGLQDPNRPLGSFLFLGPTGVGKTELTKALAEFLFDDGSAMVRIDMSEFMEKHSVARLIGAPPGYVGYEEGGVLTEAVRRRPYQVILFDEVEKAHADVFNVLLQVLDDGRLTDGQGRTVDFTNTLIILTSNLGSQYIANLPDDQTVASVEPQVMEIVRGHFRPEFLNRLDEIILFHRLSQANMGPIVDIQVSRVQKLLADRKVTLELTDAARAWLGRVGYDPVYGARPLKRAVQKYLQDLLADAILRGDVPDGSTIKVDEGDGGLVLG
- a CDS encoding M14 family metallopeptidase; its protein translation is MSISITSDFDGGNIEVLKANGAKFDLAIRSDKDSDFYQWFYFRVADAAGAELELRITNCGGSAYPLGWNDYSARVSEDGKDWTCADTAYADGVLTIRHTPTEGCVWFAYFAPYSNEQHHSLIARIAAHDHVEHRVLAQTLDGRPIDLLTLGGGNLQVWLYARQHPGETMAEWWMEGALDLLVSDDPVAQKLLAAATFYVVPNMNPDGSARGHLRTNSVGVNLNREWHAPSLDRSPEVWHVRAIMDETGVDFAMDVHGDEAIPHVFVAGFDGIPSWTQRQGDLYTRFANELAARTVDFQTQHGYPTAGAGKANLSMSTNQLAERFGAVSMTLEMPFKDNDDAPDPRHGWSPERSRQMGRDCLAVLAGMIDDL
- the pyk gene encoding pyruvate kinase — encoded protein: MLRQLAPRARKVRILATLGPASNTPEMIERLARAGADAFRVNMSHGTHADHAPVIAAIRAMEKTLGRPTTILADLQGPKLRVGTFAGGKATLATGSSFRLDRSTKPGDSTRVCLPHREIFDALELGARLLLDDGKLVLRVTEMAEDHVITRVEVGGILSDRKGLNVPDVVVPVTAMTEKDRRDLAFALEQGVDWIALSFVQRPEDLAEARKLIGGKAALLAKIEKPAALERLEEIVELADAVMVARGDLGVELPPEAVPPAQKRIVEIARRMGRPVVVATQMLESMITAPTPTRAEVSDVGNAIYDGADAVMLSAESAAGAWPVESVAMMDRIAMSVEADPGFAARLHFNEIKADATTADALADAAREIASTVGARTIICFTVSGSTARRVARERPSVPLLVLTPKLQTARRLGLLWGVHAVSTREIASFEEMVAKAKRMALRHGLAIGGERVIVLAGVPFGTPGSTNVLHVVRLTGDELKGHRD